AAGATGTACCCAATAATTTACTCAGTTTTTCAGAGCAATAATGGCTCAATTTTCGCTTGTACTTCTTCAAGGATCGCGTTATGAGCCTTCTCAACAAAATGAACCCTTCTTGCCTTCCAATCTAGGCATTTAATTTGGTCTGCAAGAATAACCCCCTGTGTTTTTAATCCTGGTGTTAAAGGAACTTCAAAAGGGTAGCCTTTCTGTTGAGTAGTAATGAGTACAAATAACGCTAGATAAGTCTTTTTATTGTAAGCTAAAGGAGAAATAACAAAAGCCGGTCGATGACCTCTCTGTTCGTGTCCTTTAGTCGGGTCGAAATCGAGATAGACAATATCGCCCCGGTTGGGAATATACAACTTTGCAGCCATTAACAAATTTCTTGCCCAACTGCCGTTCCATGAGCAATTTCACGATGAAGGTTATCGGGCGTTATTTGCTCGAGCAATTCCTCTAGCGAATAACGCTTTTTCTGTCGGGGTTGGACGATCAAATTGCCATCTTCAATAAGCAGAACGATCTGAGTACCTTCTGTTAAAGCAATCTCTTTGGCTAGATGTTGGGGAATGCGAACGGCAAGGCTATTCCCCCACTTAGAAATTGTGGAAATCATCGTCTTAATCTCGCTCTGGGTGTAAGATAATACGGTCTCTGTCCGCTCCAGCGATGGGTTGGATATACATAGTATCTACAGTCTAGCAGTAACTTCAATTCCTTGCCAAGCGATCGCTACAATTAAGA
The genomic region above belongs to Oscillatoria sp. FACHB-1406 and contains:
- a CDS encoding AbrB/MazE/SpoVT family DNA-binding domain-containing protein; protein product: MISTISKWGNSLAVRIPQHLAKEIALTEGTQIVLLIEDGNLIVQPRQKKRYSLEELLEQITPDNLHREIAHGTAVGQEIC
- the mazF gene encoding endoribonuclease MazF, giving the protein MAAKLYIPNRGDIVYLDFDPTKGHEQRGHRPAFVISPLAYNKKTYLALFVLITTQQKGYPFEVPLTPGLKTQGVILADQIKCLDWKARRVHFVEKAHNAILEEVQAKIEPLLL